A window of Cryptomeria japonica chromosome 3, Sugi_1.0, whole genome shotgun sequence contains these coding sequences:
- the LOC131043392 gene encoding peroxygenase has protein sequence MDFSEESLETIAANAPITALRRLNPKLDDQMPKPYLARALVAVDPASKYGSRDHQHNNMTVLQQHVSFFDRNKDGIIYPWETYQGFRAIGFGVFISILAAFLINVNLSYVTSSGWIPSPLFPIYIANIHKAKHGSDSEVYDTEGRFDPAKFDSIFSKYALTYTDKLTYSELQSMLKGNRNMNDLFGWLAAHGEWSFLYKLAKNKEGFIEKEALRGMYDGSLFEYFEKQNASRKAR, from the exons ATGGATTTTTCAGAGGAGTCACTGGAAACCATTGCTGCAAATGCGCCTATCACTGCTCTCCGCAGATTGAACCCCAAGTTGGATGATCAAATGCCAAAACCAT ATCTGGCAAGAGCTTTGGTTGCAGTGGATCCAGCCTCTAAATATGGATCCAGAgatcaccagcataataacatgactGTTCTTCAGCAGCATGTATCTTTTTTTGACAGAAACAAAGATGGGATTATCTATCCATGGGAAACTTACCAAG GTTTCCGGGCTATAGGGTTTGGTGTTTTCATCTCCATTCTAGCAGCATTCCTTATCAATGTAAACCTGAGCTATGTTACTTCTTCT GGGTGGATACCGTCACCATTATTTCCAATATACATTGCAAATATTCACAAGGCAAAGCATGGAAGTGACTCAGAGGTTTATGATACTGAAGGAAGGTTTGATCCTGCAAAGTTTGATTCAATCTTTAGCAAATATGCTCTCACTTATACAGACAAACTCACGTATTCAGAGTTGCAGAGCATGCTTAAAGGCAATAGGAATATGAATGACCtttttggatg GCTTGCAGCCCACGGAGAATGGAGCTTTCTGTACAAACTGGCTAAGAATAAGGAAGGTTTTATTGAGAAGGAAGCCCTGAGAGGTATGTATGATGGGAGCTTGTTTGAATACTTTGAAAAGCAGAATGCATCTCGCAAGGCCCGTTAG